One stretch of Burkholderia oklahomensis C6786 DNA includes these proteins:
- a CDS encoding ATP-dependent DNA helicase encodes MSYAVAVRAMCEFTAREGDLDLRFTPAPSALEGIAGHATVASRRGAGYEKEIALAGEHRGLTVRGRADGYDPVLNRLEEVKTHRGDLGKMPANQRALHWAQARVYGHLLCESRGLAELTVALVYFDVGTLRETVLTETHTAAALEACFVGQCERFVDWAAREDAHRAARNAALRALAFPHARFRSGQRELAVATYRAARDGRALLAQAPTGIGKTLGTLFPLLKACAEDHLDRLFFLTAKTPGRALALDAADALRAAAGGALPLRVLELVARDKACEHPDAACHGESCPLARGFYDRLAAARAAALEHGRLDRATVRAAALAHDVCPYYLAQELARWCDVVVGDYNYYYDGSALLHGLAQQNQWRVGVLVDEAHNLLDRARGMYSAALDQRELAGIRKLAPAPLAKALEQLNREWNALDREQEAAYVVHADVPPRVLSAAQNLIGRFSELAAEAPLVLEDAVLRFCFDAIRFVALAEQFDTHSIFDATLVRTIAPRRGKKASILCVRNVIPADFLAPRHDAARATVMFSGTLSPFDFYRDTLGLPDDTGSLDVEGPFRAEQLTVKVAAHVSTRWRDRERSLEPIVELIAAQYAARPGNYLGFLSSFEYLQQVVARLRERHPELPVWEQAPGMDEAARDAFLARFEPNGRGIGFAVLGGAFSEGVDLAGDRLIGAFVATLGLPQVNDVNEEMRRAMDARFGRGYDYIYLFPGLRKVVQAAGRVIRTEHDEGVVHLIDDRFRRGEVRRLLPRWWRLS; translated from the coding sequence GTGAGCTATGCCGTCGCGGTGCGCGCGATGTGCGAGTTCACCGCGCGCGAAGGCGATCTCGATCTGCGCTTCACACCCGCGCCGAGCGCGCTCGAAGGGATTGCCGGGCATGCGACGGTCGCGTCGCGGCGCGGCGCCGGCTACGAGAAGGAGATCGCGCTCGCGGGCGAGCATCGCGGTCTGACGGTGCGCGGCCGCGCGGACGGCTACGATCCGGTGCTGAACCGTCTCGAAGAGGTCAAGACGCATCGCGGCGATCTCGGCAAGATGCCGGCGAACCAGCGCGCGCTGCATTGGGCGCAGGCGCGCGTGTACGGGCATCTGCTGTGCGAATCGCGCGGGCTCGCGGAACTGACGGTCGCGCTCGTCTATTTCGACGTGGGAACGCTGCGCGAGACGGTGCTGACCGAAACGCACACGGCCGCGGCGCTCGAGGCATGCTTCGTCGGGCAGTGCGAGCGCTTCGTCGACTGGGCGGCGCGCGAGGACGCGCATCGCGCCGCGCGCAATGCGGCGCTGCGCGCGCTCGCGTTTCCGCACGCGCGGTTTCGGAGCGGGCAGCGCGAGCTCGCCGTCGCCACGTATCGCGCCGCGCGCGACGGCCGCGCGCTGCTCGCGCAGGCGCCGACCGGCATCGGCAAGACGCTCGGCACGCTGTTTCCGCTGCTGAAGGCGTGCGCGGAGGATCATCTCGACCGGCTGTTCTTCCTGACCGCGAAGACGCCCGGCCGCGCGCTCGCGCTCGACGCGGCGGATGCGCTGCGCGCGGCGGCGGGCGGCGCGCTGCCGTTGCGCGTGCTCGAACTCGTCGCGCGCGACAAGGCGTGCGAGCATCCGGACGCCGCATGTCACGGCGAATCGTGTCCGCTCGCGCGCGGCTTCTACGACCGGCTCGCCGCCGCGCGCGCCGCCGCGCTCGAACACGGCCGGCTCGATCGCGCGACGGTGCGCGCCGCGGCGCTCGCGCACGACGTGTGCCCGTACTATCTCGCGCAGGAGCTCGCACGCTGGTGCGACGTCGTCGTCGGCGACTACAACTATTACTACGACGGCAGCGCGCTGCTGCACGGCCTCGCGCAGCAGAACCAGTGGCGCGTCGGCGTGCTCGTCGACGAGGCGCACAATCTGCTCGACCGCGCCCGCGGGATGTACAGCGCGGCGCTCGATCAGCGCGAGCTCGCCGGGATCCGCAAGCTCGCGCCCGCGCCGCTCGCGAAGGCGCTCGAGCAATTGAACCGCGAATGGAATGCGCTCGATCGCGAGCAGGAGGCCGCGTACGTGGTGCATGCGGACGTGCCGCCGCGCGTGCTGTCGGCCGCGCAGAACCTGATCGGCCGGTTTTCGGAGCTCGCGGCGGAAGCGCCGCTCGTGCTCGAAGACGCCGTGCTGCGCTTCTGCTTCGATGCGATCCGCTTCGTCGCGCTCGCCGAGCAGTTCGACACGCATTCGATCTTCGATGCGACGCTCGTGCGCACGATTGCACCTCGCCGCGGCAAGAAGGCGTCGATCCTGTGCGTGCGCAACGTGATTCCGGCCGACTTCCTCGCGCCGCGCCACGACGCCGCGCGCGCGACCGTGATGTTCTCGGGCACGCTGAGCCCGTTCGATTTCTACCGCGACACGCTCGGCCTGCCGGACGACACCGGCTCGCTCGACGTCGAAGGGCCGTTCCGTGCGGAGCAACTGACGGTGAAGGTCGCCGCGCACGTGTCGACGCGCTGGCGCGACCGCGAGCGCTCGCTCGAGCCGATCGTCGAGCTGATCGCCGCGCAGTACGCGGCGCGGCCGGGCAACTACCTGGGTTTCCTGAGCAGCTTCGAGTACTTGCAGCAAGTCGTCGCGCGGCTGCGCGAGCGCCATCCCGAGCTGCCCGTCTGGGAGCAGGCGCCCGGCATGGACGAGGCCGCGCGCGACGCGTTTCTCGCGCGCTTCGAGCCGAACGGGCGGGGCATCGGCTTCGCGGTGCTGGGCGGCGCGTTCTCGGAGGGCGTCGACCTCGCGGGCGACCGGCTGATCGGCGCGTTCGTCGCGACGCTCGGGCTGCCGCAGGTCAACGACGTCAACGAGGAGATGCGTCGCGCGATGGACGCGCGCTTCGGCCGCGGCTACGACTATATTTATCTGTTTCCGGGATTGCGCAAGGTCGTGCAGGCGGCGGGACGGGTGATCCGCACCGAGCACGACGAAGGCGTCGTGCATCTGATCGACGACCGGTTCCGGCGCGGCGAGGTGCGGCGGCTGTTGCCGCGGTGGTGGCGGCTGAGCTGA
- a CDS encoding L-2-amino-thiazoline-4-carboxylic acid hydrolase has protein sequence MTIIPIHPAEGGAAEGEPLGILARRRIEAEIIKPIYEIMKREFGIERAQAVIAEAVRGAARDAGRAFAAKEPGGTSIASFVALQVLWEKDDALDVDVRRADDAHYDYDVRRCAYAQMYREMGLGEIGHLLSCARDSVFIEGYDPRIALTRTRTLMQGGTHCDFRYRLAEPPEDGAREEAGGARQTAGAQRAMPVGPREPGLHGDASAALPEARARGGETSAPQGAPACEDARSASREARSHCGAPDEAGKPQADGEVRAAPRQAHVHDSAFDAPQPADSRPKPEASDAA, from the coding sequence ATGACGATCATTCCCATTCATCCGGCCGAAGGCGGCGCGGCGGAGGGCGAGCCGCTCGGCATCCTCGCGCGGCGGCGCATCGAGGCGGAGATCATCAAGCCGATCTACGAGATCATGAAGCGCGAGTTCGGCATCGAGCGCGCGCAGGCGGTGATCGCGGAGGCGGTGCGCGGCGCCGCGCGCGACGCGGGGCGCGCGTTCGCGGCGAAGGAGCCGGGCGGCACGAGCATCGCGTCGTTCGTCGCGCTGCAGGTGCTGTGGGAGAAGGACGATGCGCTCGACGTCGACGTGCGTCGCGCGGACGACGCGCACTACGATTACGACGTGCGCCGCTGCGCGTATGCGCAGATGTATCGCGAGATGGGCCTGGGCGAGATAGGACATCTGCTGAGCTGCGCGCGCGACAGCGTGTTCATCGAGGGCTATGACCCGCGCATCGCGCTGACGCGCACGCGCACGTTGATGCAGGGCGGCACGCACTGCGATTTCCGCTATCGGCTGGCGGAGCCGCCGGAAGACGGAGCGCGCGAAGAGGCGGGCGGCGCGCGGCAGACCGCCGGCGCGCAGCGCGCGATGCCGGTCGGGCCGCGAGAGCCCGGCTTGCACGGCGACGCGTCCGCCGCGCTGCCGGAGGCGCGTGCGCGCGGCGGAGAAACGAGTGCGCCGCAAGGGGCGCCAGCATGTGAAGACGCCCGGAGCGCGTCGCGCGAGGCGCGTTCGCATTGCGGCGCGCCGGACGAAGCGGGGAAACCGCAAGCGGATGGCGAGGTGCGCGCCGCGCCGCGGCAGGCGCATGTGCACGACAGCGCATTCGATGCGCCGCAGCCCGCCGATTCGCGCCCGAAACCGGAGGCGAGCGATGCGGCGTGA
- a CDS encoding LysR substrate-binding domain-containing protein, with the protein MKNIERLINDPPLRAVRAFEAFARVGSVTAAAVELDITPSAVSHQLQLLETFVQTPLTIREGRTLALTDEGRDYYRSISAAFSVLRSATGFVRDRSSLRQITISLIPLFGIGCFIPRLHAFLADNQDVDVTVLYAHHRNYLSDASDLSIRFGVGDWRGYRCERLLSGAVVPVCSPAFARRHGPFRRPADLAAAPLVHDENRNTWVNWFQDAGVKHVTHAVGPLFEDGQLTLAATRAGLGAALLRAPLIERELMNGELVKLFDHALDDGRDYYLCSRADADLPDGAQRLADWLRKTMGARKAM; encoded by the coding sequence ATGAAAAATATCGAACGATTGATCAACGATCCGCCATTGCGCGCGGTGCGCGCGTTCGAAGCGTTCGCCCGCGTCGGCTCGGTCACGGCGGCCGCTGTCGAGCTCGACATCACGCCGTCCGCGGTCAGCCATCAGCTGCAGTTGCTGGAGACCTTCGTGCAGACGCCGCTCACGATCCGCGAAGGCCGCACGCTCGCGCTCACCGACGAAGGGCGCGACTACTACCGGTCGATCAGCGCGGCGTTCTCGGTGCTGCGCAGCGCGACGGGGTTCGTTCGCGACCGCTCGTCGCTGCGGCAGATCACGATCAGCCTGATTCCGCTGTTCGGCATCGGCTGCTTCATCCCGCGCCTGCACGCGTTCCTCGCGGACAACCAGGACGTCGACGTGACGGTGCTGTACGCGCATCACCGCAACTACCTGAGCGACGCATCGGATCTGTCGATTCGCTTCGGCGTCGGCGATTGGCGCGGCTATCGCTGCGAGCGGCTGCTGTCGGGCGCGGTCGTCCCCGTGTGCAGCCCGGCGTTCGCGCGCCGCCACGGGCCGTTCAGGCGGCCCGCCGATCTCGCGGCCGCGCCGCTCGTGCACGACGAGAATCGCAATACCTGGGTCAACTGGTTTCAGGACGCGGGCGTGAAGCACGTCACGCACGCGGTCGGGCCGCTCTTCGAGGACGGTCAACTGACGCTCGCCGCGACGCGCGCGGGACTCGGCGCGGCGCTGCTGCGCGCGCCGCTGATCGAGCGGGAGCTGATGAACGGCGAGCTCGTCAAGCTGTTCGATCACGCGCTCGACGACGGGCGCGACTACTACCTGTGCAGCCGCGCGGACGCCGACTTGCCGGACGGCGCGCAGCGGCTCGCCGACTGGCTGAGGAAAACGATGGGCGCGCGCAAGGCGATGTGA
- a CDS encoding HHHH-motif protein → MKSLLMSAFAAAVAFAALAPSAEAHPHRVCHFDHHHHHRACHRVR, encoded by the coding sequence ATGAAGAGCCTGCTGATGTCGGCGTTCGCCGCCGCCGTTGCCTTCGCGGCGCTCGCGCCGTCGGCCGAAGCGCATCCGCATCGCGTGTGCCACTTCGATCATCATCACCACCACCGCGCGTGCCATCGGGTCCGCTGA
- a CDS encoding branched-chain amino acid ABC transporter substrate-binding protein, giving the protein MKFPATLSLGAALSVAAVFAAPAAQAQTPARTAAFAQSAQFEQSAQSAPRTVLIGLAAPLTGPSARIGKDLQNGAQLALDDANSRHPALGGKPVVYKLVAVDDQSDPRTAVTVAQQLVERRVIGVVGHWNTGCSVPASRIYRDAGIAQIAPASTGRQYTRQGYATAFRIVGHDDAGGAYAGAYVVKTLHAKRIAVIDDRTAFGAGLADQFVKGVEANGGAIVDRQYVNDKATDFSAVLTAVKARRADVVFFGGLDAQAAPLARRMRQLKLSATLVGAGGFVTQTFLSLAGPDGDGVTALEPGLPLAGMPGGAAFDARYRARYRAPIELHAPFAYDATATLIAAAERANSTDPARLPAVLHTLKRQGVTGAIAFDAEGNLQDPAFTIYRAGGGKWTAVDVLGGGAAAGTRVESHTSNASTGLITSTASTASK; this is encoded by the coding sequence ATGAAATTCCCTGCCACGCTGTCGCTCGGCGCCGCACTGTCGGTCGCCGCCGTGTTCGCCGCGCCCGCTGCACAAGCGCAGACGCCCGCTCGAACCGCCGCATTCGCTCAGTCCGCTCAATTCGAGCAGTCCGCGCAGTCCGCGCCTCGAACCGTGCTGATCGGCCTCGCCGCGCCGCTGACCGGCCCATCCGCGCGGATCGGCAAGGATCTGCAGAACGGCGCGCAGCTCGCGCTCGACGACGCGAACAGCCGTCATCCGGCGCTGGGCGGCAAGCCGGTCGTCTACAAGCTCGTCGCCGTCGACGACCAGTCCGATCCCCGCACCGCCGTGACGGTCGCGCAGCAGCTCGTCGAGCGGCGCGTGATCGGCGTCGTCGGTCATTGGAATACCGGCTGCAGCGTGCCCGCGTCGCGGATCTATCGCGACGCCGGCATCGCGCAGATCGCGCCGGCGTCGACCGGACGCCAGTACACGCGGCAGGGCTACGCAACCGCATTCCGGATCGTGGGCCACGACGATGCGGGCGGTGCGTACGCGGGCGCGTACGTCGTGAAGACGCTGCACGCGAAGCGGATCGCGGTGATCGACGACCGCACCGCGTTCGGCGCGGGTCTCGCCGATCAATTCGTGAAAGGCGTCGAGGCGAACGGCGGCGCGATCGTCGATCGTCAGTACGTGAACGACAAGGCGACCGACTTCAGCGCCGTGCTGACGGCCGTCAAGGCGAGGCGCGCGGACGTCGTGTTCTTCGGCGGCCTGGACGCGCAGGCGGCGCCGCTCGCGCGACGGATGCGCCAATTGAAGCTGAGCGCGACGCTCGTCGGTGCGGGCGGCTTCGTCACGCAGACGTTCCTGTCGCTCGCGGGGCCGGACGGCGACGGCGTGACCGCGCTCGAGCCGGGACTGCCGCTTGCGGGGATGCCGGGAGGCGCGGCGTTCGACGCCCGCTATCGTGCGCGCTATCGCGCGCCGATCGAGCTGCACGCGCCGTTCGCATACGACGCCACGGCGACATTGATCGCCGCCGCCGAGCGCGCGAATTCGACGGACCCGGCGCGTCTGCCGGCGGTGCTGCATACGCTGAAGCGGCAAGGCGTGACGGGCGCGATCGCGTTCGACGCCGAAGGCAATCTGCAAGACCCGGCGTTCACGATCTACCGCGCGGGCGGCGGCAAATGGACCGCTGTCGACGTGCTCGGCGGCGGCGCCGCGGCCGGCACCCGGGTCGAGTCGCATACGTCGAACGCATCGACCGGATTGATCACATCGACCGCATCGACCGCATCGAAATGA